The genomic DNA CAACTTATCTTTGTTGGACATCATGGGCACAACTTCTGTTCTTCCCAAGGCATTGGAGAACCTGGTTTCTGAAAAGAAAACCATCTCATATAGTGGATGCATGGCCCAAGTATACTTTCTTATCTGGTCTGTATCTGGTGAACTCCTTCTCTTGACAGCCATGGCTTATGACAGATATGTGGCCATCTGCCACCCTCTACACTATAGTACCATGATGAGTAAGAAGATTTGTGTCCTTCTGGCAGTTGGGGTATGGGGCATCTGTGGATTTAACACTAGTGTCCATACTGGGCTTATGATTAGATTATCATTCTGTGGCCCCAATATCATTAATCAATTCTTTTGTGAAATCCCCAATGTATTGCTTTTATCTTGCACATCAACATATATTAACAGTATCATGACAATTCTTGCTGatgtcttcttctcttttctgaatttcctGTTGATCATGGTGTCATACTGCTTCATCATCTCCAACATCTTGAAAATCCGGaccagagagggaaagaagagagcatTCTCTACCTGCTCCTCCCATCTAATTGTGGTCACCATGTATTACTGCACTGTATTTTATGCTTATGTCAGCCCCATATCTCGCTATTCTCCTGAAAGTGGAAAATTGGTGGCTGTAATTTACACAGCAGTTAGTCCCACCTTAAACCCTCTCATATACACTTTGAGGAACAAGGATGTTAAGGAAGCCCTTAGAAAAGTGCCTGTATTTAATAAGTGAAAGCTTAGAAATTTAAAACTTTGTGAAGGAGATTGATTTGGGTAAGGGTATTCTGGTAGTGATGATAGAAATCCTTACGACTTTGATTTTCTAATATCCTAAAGATATTTGTTTTGTATAATCTTGTATTCTAAAGTATGAGTGATATGTTACTCTTAATTTCATACAGATGAAAGCCCTTAATGAATTTTGAGTGGGAATATAGACATAATGCTTCTGCAAGGGAAGTTAGCATTCTGGTAGGTCAAAAATCAGATGatggatattttttcttcctttagcttTTTGATAAATGGAAAAGTCTTATAGAGAGATGTTGGTCAACCTGGGAAACCTACAAAGAACAAATAATGGAATAGAATAAggtgaaatcattttattaaataatctCAATCACTGAAATGATTCTTTAATCTCATTAATTATGAAATGACAACCAAAATATATCACAATTCATTAATATCTCTAATTAAAAATAAGATCATCATATCAGATAAAGGTAGATCaagaaatgaatgggaaaaaactATGTCATATTA from Macrotis lagotis isolate mMagLag1 chromosome 4, bilby.v1.9.chrom.fasta, whole genome shotgun sequence includes the following:
- the LOC141523058 gene encoding olfactory receptor 13A1-like, with product MLLNNQTYVTEFILQGFSDSVPLRILLFGTFFSLYTTALTGNILIIVLVICSATLHTPMYFFLVNLSLLDIMGTTSVLPKALENLVSEKKTISYSGCMAQVYFLIWSVSGELLLLTAMAYDRYVAICHPLHYSTMMSKKICVLLAVGVWGICGFNTSVHTGLMIRLSFCGPNIINQFFCEIPNVLLLSCTSTYINSIMTILADVFFSFLNFLLIMVSYCFIISNILKIRTREGKKRAFSTCSSHLIVVTMYYCTVFYAYVSPISRYSPESGKLVAVIYTAVSPTLNPLIYTLRNKDVKEALRKVPVFNK